From Scomber scombrus chromosome 6, fScoSco1.1, whole genome shotgun sequence, the proteins below share one genomic window:
- the LOC133981680 gene encoding gamma-crystallin M2-like yields MSTTEMNMMGKIIFYEDRNFQGRSYECSSDCADMSSYLSRCHSCKVERGCFMVYNRTNFQGNQYFLRRGEYADYMNMMGMSDCIKSCRMIPMHRGSYRMKIYERENYEGQMNELTEDCDDIMSRYSMSSCMSCNVMEGHWLMYEQPQYRGRMMYMRPGEYRNFMNMGMGNMRFMSMKRIMDSYY; encoded by the exons ATGTCAACCACTGAGATGAACATGATGGGCAAG atCATCTTCTACGAGGACAGGAACTTCCAGGGTCGTTCCTATGAGTGCAGCAGCGACTGCGCTGACATGTCCTCCTACCTGAGCAGGTGCCACTCCTGCAAGGTGGAGAGGGGCTGCTTCATGGTGTACAACCGCACCAACTTCCAGGGAAACCAGTACTTCCTGAGGAGGGGCGAGTACGCTGACTACATGAACATGATGGGCATGAGCGACTGCATCAAGTCCTGCCGCATGATCCCCATG CACCGTGGATCTTACAGGATGAAGATCTACGAGAGGGAGAACTACGAGGGCCAGATGAACGAGCTGACCGAGGACTGCGACGACATCATGAGCCGTTACAGCATGTCCAGCTGCATGTCCTGCAACGTGATGGAGGGACACTGGCTGATGTACGAGCAGCCCCAGTACAGAGGCAGGATGATGTACATGAGGCCCGGAGAGTACAGGAACTTCATGAACATGGGCATGGGCAACATGAGGTTCATGAGCATGAAGCGCATCATGGACTCTTATTATTAG